The Blautia obeum ATCC 29174 region TTAGTGTAGCTTCTATTATAAAACAGAATCAAAAAAAAGAATAGAGTTTTTCGAAAAAGTCTTTTCAAATATGTAGCTATATGGTAATATAGATGTGGTATTCGATACTACATATTATGGAAAAGAGGACGATATAATTGAGCTATAAAATTGTCATAGATAGTTGTGGGGAATTATTGGATGAGTGGAAAAAAGATCCTCGCTTTGAGTCGGTAGCACTGACTTTGAGCGTTGGTGGTGAAAATATTATAGATGATGAAAATTTTGACCAGGCTTCTTTTTTAAAAAAAGTAGCTGACTGCCCGGAATGCCCAAAATCGGCATGCCCGTCACCGGAACGCTATATGAGGGCGTTTGACTGTGATGCGGATCACGTATATGCAGTTACGCTTTCAGCAGAACTTAGTGGCTCGTATAACAGTGCTGTTCTGGGAAAAAGTCTTTTGCAGGAAGAAAATCCTGGTAAGCAGATTTATGTGTTTAATTCGAAATCGGCATCTGTCGGACAGTCCCTGATTGCGATGAAAATACAGGAATGTGAAGAAGCTGGGTATTCATTTGAGAAAGTAATTGAGACAGTAGAAGCATATATTGCTGACCAGCACACGTTTTTTGTTCTGGATAATCTGGAAACGCTTCGCAAAAATGGAAGACTCAGTAAGGTAAAAGCTCTTGTGGCAAGCGCATTAAAAATCAAACCTGTCATGGGCTCTACAGATGAAGGAGCAATCTGTCAGCTGGATCAGGCAAGAGGCATGAACAAAGCTCTTGTAAAAATGGCTCAGAACATTGTAGACAAAACAAAAGACAGTGAAAATAAAATCCTTGCAATTTCTCACTGCAACTGCAGGGAGAGAGCAGTGCTTCTGAAGAATGCACTGGAAGAGAGAATGCCTGTAAAACATATCGTTATTTTGGATACTGCGGGAGTAAGCAGTATGTACGCTAATGATGGCGGTGTGATTGTAGCTGTATAAGCCCTTCCCTTTTGTGTGAGAGTGTGATATAATAACAAAAGTTTAAGCTTATACAATAAAGGAGATTCTTGGAATGAGTCAGAAAAAAGTAGACAGCTATAAGGCAGGCAAAGCAGGCCGCTCAAAAGCATCCAGAAAAGAAAAAATGATTGACAAACTGGAAATTCTTGCATGGATTGCAATCTGTGTGGCAATGGTTGGATGGATTGGATTTTCCGCGTATGCAAAGATCGAGACAAAACAGGAGTCTGTTGTTACAGAGACAGTAATGGATACTTCTGCAATTGATAATTATGTTTCGGATCTTTCGTCTGATGTACAGTAAAAATGAAAATGAGATAATAAAAAACCCCGGTTTTCACCGGGGTTTTTTATTGAATGGTTTGAAAGGTTATTACAACCTTGAAGTATCAGAATTATAATTTTGTAACGTTAGCAGCCTGCATTCCGCGAGCGCCTTCTGTTAAATCATAAGTTACAGCCTGTCCTTCATCCAGTGATTTGAATCCTTCACCATTGATTGCAGAAAAATGAACGAATACGTCAGCGCCGTCCTCTCCTGTGATAAAGCCATAGCCTTTTTCTGCGTTGAACCATTTTACAGTTCCCTTGTTCATGATGTTACCTCCATAAAAATAAAAAGTTAAATGTCCATCTGACGAAAAAATCACCAGATTTTAGAGACTATATCGTTGGTAATATATAATCTCTAAAAACTAGTGATTTTATATTAAGGTTCTCTTCGTCTATGAGTAGAATTATATCTCCCGCTTCTAAAAATGTCAAGGTGAATATGTAAAAAACACTTTATTAAATCGTTTGTTTCGTGTATGATATTAGTGATAATGTATAGAAAAAATATGAAGAATATAAATTCCAGGAGGAAGCAGTTATGATCAATAAGCTTATTGAAAAAATCCGCAAAACTAATGCACCGATCGTTGTAGGTCTGGATCCGATGCTGAATTACATACCGAAACATATCCAGGAAAATGCCTTTGCAGAATTTGGAGAGACTCTGGAAGGTGCAGCAGAAGCAATCTGGCAGTTCAATAAAGGAATCGTAGATGCAACATATGACCTGATTCCTGCAGTAAAACCACAGATTGCAATGTATGAGCAGTTTGGCATTCCGGGACTGCAGGCATACAAAAAGACCGTTGATTACTGTAAATCAAAAGATCTTGTAGTCATTGGTGATATCAAGCGTGGAGACATCGGATCCACATCGGCAGCGTATGCAGTTGGACATCTGGGACATGTTCAGGTAGGATCCAAGAAATATGCAGGATTTGATGAGGATTTTGCAACAGTTAATCCATATCTGGGTTCGGATGGAGTGAAGCCATTTATCGAAGTCTGCAAAGAAGAAAATAAAGGTCTGTTTATTCTTGTAAAGACATCCAATCCTTCCAGCGGCGAATTCCAGGATCGTATCATGGACGGACGCCCACTGTATGAATGGGTAGGAGAGAAAGTTGCCGAGTGGGGCGCAGATCATATGGGTAAAGAATATAGCTATATCGGAGCTGTAGTTGGCGCAACTTATCCGGAAATGGGAAAAGTACTTCGCAAGCTTATGCCAAAAACATTTATCCTGGTACCTGGATACGGCGCACAGGGTGGAAAAGGCTCTGATCTGGTGCATTTCTTCAATGAAGATGGTCTTGGTGCAATTGTAAACTCATCCAGAGGAATCATTGCAGCATACAAACAGGAAGCATATGCGGAATTTGGAGAACTGAATTATGCAGATGCTTCTCGTAAGGCAGTGGAAGTGATGATCAAAGATATCAGTGGAGCCCTTAAGAATCGCTAATGAGGGCAGGAGGAGACAGATGAGTACAAAAACAAAAGAGACTTTGACTGTTATCAGTCAGGAAGAAATCGGCAGAGATATTTACAGTCTCTGGCTTCAGACTGATCAGATGGCACAGAATGCGCGTCCGGGGCAGTTCCTTTCTTTATACACAGGAGATGGAAGTAAACTTCTTCCGAGACCGATCAGCATCTGTGAGATTGATAAAGAAGACAGCAAAATCAGACTGGTGTATCGCGTGACTGGGAAAAATACCGGAACAGAAGGATTTTCCAGACTGAAACCAGGAGAAAAGATTGAGGCACTGGGACCTCTTGGAAATGGCTTTCCATTGGAAGAAGCAGAAGGGAAAAAAGTATTTCTGATTGGTGGCGGTATCGGAATTCCACCGATGCTTGA contains the following coding sequences:
- a CDS encoding DegV family protein, with translation MSYKIVIDSCGELLDEWKKDPRFESVALTLSVGGENIIDDENFDQASFLKKVADCPECPKSACPSPERYMRAFDCDADHVYAVTLSAELSGSYNSAVLGKSLLQEENPGKQIYVFNSKSASVGQSLIAMKIQECEEAGYSFEKVIETVEAYIADQHTFFVLDNLETLRKNGRLSKVKALVASALKIKPVMGSTDEGAICQLDQARGMNKALVKMAQNIVDKTKDSENKILAISHCNCRERAVLLKNALEERMPVKHIVILDTAGVSSMYANDGGVIVAV
- a CDS encoding cold-shock protein; protein product: MNKGTVKWFNAEKGYGFITGEDGADVFVHFSAINGEGFKSLDEGQAVTYDLTEGARGMQAANVTKL
- the pyrF gene encoding orotidine-5'-phosphate decarboxylase, whose translation is MINKLIEKIRKTNAPIVVGLDPMLNYIPKHIQENAFAEFGETLEGAAEAIWQFNKGIVDATYDLIPAVKPQIAMYEQFGIPGLQAYKKTVDYCKSKDLVVIGDIKRGDIGSTSAAYAVGHLGHVQVGSKKYAGFDEDFATVNPYLGSDGVKPFIEVCKEENKGLFILVKTSNPSSGEFQDRIMDGRPLYEWVGEKVAEWGADHMGKEYSYIGAVVGATYPEMGKVLRKLMPKTFILVPGYGAQGGKGSDLVHFFNEDGLGAIVNSSRGIIAAYKQEAYAEFGELNYADASRKAVEVMIKDISGALKNR